The following proteins come from a genomic window of Ilumatobacter coccineus YM16-304:
- a CDS encoding VWD domain-containing protein: MATKSMRYGLATLTGMALCLAAAVPVAADDGHGEPVEPVAETSVPGADDTEQPDDTDSPTDSAADPAGDSTTANPLLTWLADEVASSTAEVSGGSVLDWARELAKDDVPVSPEPASASPSSLVASGEIVSLDPARVLESRDADDAKTVDGLFEGDGRVEAGETVRLDVVGRGGVPGSGVSAAVMNVTAIVPSGRGFVTVFPCGEMPLASSLNYDAAGVVVGNELVAKLNDAGQVCLFSSAETHLTVDVVGYVPESSSLVSLDPARVFESRDADDAKTVDGLFEGDGRVTAGSKVTLEIAGRGGVPTDGVAAAVMNVTAIVPSGRGYVTVFPCGDQPLASSLNYDAAGVVIGNELIAKLNADGEVCLFTSGETHLTVDVVGYVPESSEIVSLDPARVLESRDQADAKTVDGLFEGDGRVEAGETVRLDVVGRGGVPGSGVSAAVMNVTAIVPSGRGFVTVFPCGEMPLASSLNYDAAGVVVGNELVAKLNDAGQVCLFSSAETHLTVDVVGYVPTGVPNQLQPLFTEGWHLEPSSVMFTGDDETASVRLVHYGPDGLPSDRPVPAGAKIEQTDRIFDAQLEDGEVTVSGSSTIGAEAIAVSVPGVATDLYFWVSSVRFEADILRLDPDRVLIPPPAGADVSSIDPFTLAEFEARTFEGDENAPSYFPYVLTGTPPAVGTTVASERAMGTVIEPSGAPTIERNGLSLVTLEFTPLGDIFTEANFDVDFADLSDRGLVDLGPDVVCYALTDDPDDVSEESCESDVAGPFADSIGPGHGSPSGTTAPSSLDRPSSADAEEKKDRPCGVTGGVGLGGLDLVFEKSLGLDGKLLYIDTPDGDLVGLQATLGLAGSLKAGVKGKLALSGSIGLSCSKSLGKATIDIPPPLGTVLNGVIDPSVSVEGTLSVSPSAKALDVALVCGVSASFLGGVRWTNGGGFQPIDPTPSADADCKDSKFEPGLDLGSVENGLEISGSFTAGVYLNVAAGVRIGGRVASFIGFLLSREDLGEVTPFAAKIGPQLVFAFESEANTLASKKTGTSLKAELIAELGLDTSQFANFFKQFADLKINLPLPKIAVKLGELSLVLPPEVGGTPTLSIDGEVVDADKKVAIDETLQAKWTASPPFVLFPGELTSDFDVFRVDGSSLEPDVIVDVAKSASGAVATFDMTESRCLDHGEKVMYRILGSSEALGGALSFPTYIGEFSVQCARSLEWEEKEPVKLSIAEPEATVTLKQSGLDEEQWTLEETLSGTEGHALTPFPTTGRFVVGNSPGQTTKDDVPIEFTLDCEGAESKKVERQWTASVDDTSSEPLKFELDCTRKLEVVPSTVSLAKRTPTTSFTVTQEHLDDAAWTIALKEGEAVPAGYTVSISPASGTFAAASTTAEATMTCPEQSDGIPSVVYEVETAVPLETQEFTVELNCTDDFIDIVGDSSLEVPGGATVAIESEGADDTAWTPTGRMEADKSQPVPGFLPGRGSESDQPGVFMATTQRDPRKQEPIPVPCGKPGLTSLPESKGPGGVTAPGRGSDSIIVVWEAKDGFPPEPEPCPPPPPPDPPGPPGGPGGPGGPGGGGNGGPGGSGGGAWGDPHMTSFDGLRYDAQTRGEYVYAQQVDPDPDGPRVVARHEDFGSSTSLFAATVVTGVAVEQAGVKLEVTTRPPAVRLDGDIIEFPIGSYIEVSPGVFVGRTTAGTYRFTTTDIDVVIQVNSYLNVDVFVADDASIVGLLGLADGDPATDLLIRDVAEPIGNWDEITLADARAHVDEFFEFSDSWRLTDPADSPFTVSSDVFDQPNRPRPGSELLEPYREQARRLVAANSVFCDNSGPAEEHTIEVLAIEIAMGNEAGILTCEFVLSGSVRIDDPDTIAVGVEVEASAPGLVDCVTTTDTVGNWRCTTGPDPLSDPPSEVTYPYDVDVVARAVGSTDVAASAVVPLPQKAPFTGQLSVGPIALVIPAATATVVELSGTLESGNEPVTTPTTLELVGDDVDGNKVVGTRLTVVPDATGAYSEVVGLPLAVTELDVVWRIGIDHDHETATYPNLVPGLNELDFTRSYDPPLLRIAGQLRYNGDPAVGSVTVRATRPGFATPSTQTLPIAADASGSYVVETYVASTTTSVELVGTSGHPSNVVTSVFDAPSGGLNDVPLDIVVSAPRLVLSGSASVNGQVPNRFELRVDAVGYPRQSVGIWPDGSGDWDATFDLPAGVTTVNVTAAAGSIAADYPTIDPTGLVDGTNLVPFDVVVDGPSVAVSGRITGDGVPISGNTYFDVAATDASYATIVAATSDANGDYSFATDLPIGVDEVDITARAGFSVAARPTTRSAVQPSGVTSVAFDPTVDAAGVTFTGTLEIDSAAATGNRPLTVEYFDGDDDLVDLATVYAPVGSDGTYSVGHVAPPSAVRGTVSAAVGPWRAHRTLQAFSGLADDGTPTVVPYSTDAITHRLDVSGVMTADGAFVGGSKRFVVTVEATRTSGAPETLVIVRDVFVNPFNGEYSFVVEIPETSTSASIVAEIGADPIDYPTIAVPTIETGTTVVDFDGDAALPVDVNVTGVLADADGPFTGQATIRSILRENDGTVVATYDDVVDVVDGEFQLAFSERSDTNEILLSWLVGIPGESPVVRTFTGLTPGDNEVAFAEVYDPPIIEIDGVATRNGAPIAGDATIDLSVSRDGGGSVSSSVDVTIDPVDGSFAYSETLLRDAVAIDVDVSVSDADDGTASATIDPLVGGSNEVSVELISLRPVLEVSGTMTHGVGSPSGNVTVVVAASDGASQNRSINVVVDPDDTDGSYDFELLLPMWATEATLTARIGPDASLWPEQTETGLVAGPNAVTFDPVVVVQSITVSGAATISGGDYPVPLQFYVSDNDPGVNWGRFVVADVVDGQYSFDLLTPSTVDSVRVLVRTGIGPYTAEDPEQIFSSLGAGGNALDFDVALRGRGVLVTGRLTDSSSGTTVPVTTAQQFHVDSRIAANAQSNFSTSYTISPDANGDFTTFFIVPDNATVVGHGTRIGPNSGDLVRQVSAAIGDGVNAIVHDDDYDPPKIVITGNLRRDGDPLDEDALLRLGGGGFAQVSVTPEANGDIAGTILAPRDRVGTTVDVQWINASWVSAEDIPAVRTQTLVDGDNPLTFVWDRLTTTVTLSGTIEYRGVARTGLTNIDVYMSSTEGSPGTNLGERNVAVYPDEFGYYETTFAVASDSETVNAVILLGGFYSDPYERFSVVVDTTPGQNTVDVLDAQTTSLELDGTVTYASSGTAFVDEYFTVSVVADDAGDNELDTFDEIDVYTDENGDYELELFLPPGTASVEISPDLPGTDPFDIAITSSPGLTTDTHDFTTAGGLAVTVQGVITDSVGVADPTIEVVGYSSDDYGFGPIDWYEESRAAVPYVFFDPAGDYTGDSIVDPIADFVEVVVTFSDGADDTVYRRTFDVRFETAPYVLDVDIEHSDDRLEWSGTTEVFNPDPDNTYCESEGMPFMFRASLTAYVDQDSVTDGDPSNDLEVASTIVLPTNYDELTGDDWAFASAVPAGYGYLIVGFETYDFYDPNAVDANYGYGVTYAGGVDESPFNLLDAECVGEPIDF; this comes from the coding sequence ATGGCGACGAAGAGCATGCGGTACGGACTTGCGACGCTGACGGGCATGGCCTTGTGCCTCGCCGCCGCGGTGCCGGTGGCAGCCGACGACGGGCACGGCGAGCCGGTCGAACCGGTCGCGGAGACCAGCGTGCCCGGCGCCGACGACACCGAGCAGCCCGACGACACCGACTCGCCGACAGACTCGGCAGCAGATCCGGCCGGTGACTCGACGACGGCGAACCCGCTGCTGACGTGGCTCGCCGACGAGGTCGCCTCGTCCACCGCGGAGGTGTCCGGCGGATCCGTTCTCGACTGGGCTCGCGAACTCGCGAAGGACGACGTGCCGGTCTCGCCCGAACCCGCCTCGGCATCGCCGTCGTCGCTCGTGGCGTCCGGCGAGATCGTGTCGTTGGATCCGGCGCGTGTGTTGGAGTCGCGTGATGCCGACGATGCGAAGACGGTTGATGGGTTGTTCGAGGGTGATGGTCGTGTGGAGGCGGGGGAGACGGTTCGCCTGGATGTGGTTGGTCGTGGTGGTGTGCCGGGGTCGGGTGTGTCGGCTGCGGTGATGAATGTGACGGCGATCGTGCCGTCGGGTCGCGGGTTCGTGACGGTGTTCCCGTGTGGTGAGATGCCGTTGGCGTCGTCGTTGAACTACGACGCGGCGGGTGTCGTGGTGGGCAACGAGTTGGTGGCGAAGCTGAACGATGCGGGTCAGGTGTGTCTGTTCTCGTCGGCTGAGACGCATTTGACGGTCGACGTCGTCGGCTACGTCCCCGAGTCGTCGTCACTCGTCTCGCTCGATCCGGCACGTGTGTTCGAGTCGCGCGATGCCGACGACGCGAAGACGGTCGACGGCCTGTTCGAAGGCGACGGTCGCGTCACCGCCGGCTCGAAGGTCACCCTCGAGATCGCCGGTCGCGGCGGCGTCCCGACCGACGGCGTCGCGGCTGCCGTGATGAACGTGACCGCGATCGTGCCCTCCGGGCGCGGCTACGTCACCGTCTTCCCCTGCGGCGATCAGCCGTTGGCATCGTCGCTCAACTACGACGCGGCGGGCGTGGTCATCGGCAACGAGCTCATCGCCAAGCTGAACGCCGACGGCGAGGTGTGCCTCTTCACCTCCGGCGAGACGCATCTGACCGTCGACGTCGTCGGCTACGTGCCGGAGTCGAGCGAGATCGTGTCGTTGGATCCGGCGCGTGTGTTGGAGTCGCGTGATCAGGCGGATGCGAAGACGGTTGATGGGTTGTTCGAGGGTGATGGTCGTGTCGAGGCGGGGGAGACGGTTCGCCTGGATGTGGTTGGTCGTGGTGGTGTGCCGGGGTCGGGTGTGTCGGCTGCGGTGATGAATGTGACGGCGATCGTGCCGTCGGGTCGTGGGTTCGTGACCGTTTTTCCGTGTGGTGAGATGCCGTTGGCGTCGTCGTTGAACTACGACGCGGCGGGTGTCGTGGTGGGTAACGAGTTGGTGGCGAAGCTGAACGATGCGGGTCAGGTGTGTCTGTTCTCGTCGGCCGAGACGCATCTGACGGTCGACGTCGTCGGCTACGTGCCGACCGGCGTGCCGAACCAACTGCAACCGCTGTTCACCGAAGGCTGGCATCTCGAGCCGTCGTCGGTGATGTTCACGGGCGATGACGAGACCGCCTCCGTTCGGCTCGTCCACTACGGGCCCGATGGCCTTCCGAGCGATCGGCCGGTCCCTGCCGGCGCAAAGATCGAGCAGACCGATCGGATCTTCGACGCGCAGTTGGAGGACGGCGAAGTCACGGTCAGTGGCTCATCGACCATCGGTGCCGAGGCGATCGCGGTGTCGGTCCCCGGTGTGGCGACCGACCTCTACTTCTGGGTGAGCTCGGTGCGGTTCGAAGCCGACATTCTCCGACTCGATCCAGACCGTGTGCTCATTCCTCCGCCGGCAGGCGCGGACGTCTCCTCGATCGACCCGTTCACCCTGGCCGAGTTCGAGGCCCGCACGTTCGAGGGCGACGAGAACGCACCGTCGTACTTTCCGTATGTGCTGACCGGGACCCCGCCAGCGGTCGGAACCACCGTCGCCAGCGAACGTGCCATGGGAACGGTCATCGAGCCCAGCGGCGCACCCACCATCGAACGCAACGGCCTCAGCCTGGTGACGCTGGAGTTCACCCCGCTGGGTGACATCTTCACCGAAGCGAACTTCGACGTCGACTTCGCGGACCTCTCCGATCGCGGGCTGGTCGATCTCGGGCCCGATGTCGTCTGCTACGCGCTCACCGACGATCCCGACGACGTCTCCGAGGAAAGCTGCGAGTCCGACGTTGCCGGACCGTTCGCCGATTCGATCGGGCCCGGGCACGGAAGCCCGTCTGGCACGACCGCGCCCTCGTCGCTCGACCGCCCGAGTTCGGCCGACGCCGAGGAGAAGAAGGATCGGCCGTGCGGTGTGACCGGCGGAGTCGGCCTGGGCGGACTCGACCTCGTGTTCGAGAAATCGCTGGGTCTCGACGGAAAGCTGCTGTACATCGACACTCCCGATGGCGATCTCGTGGGTCTGCAGGCAACGCTCGGCCTCGCAGGGTCGCTGAAAGCGGGGGTGAAGGGCAAGCTCGCGTTGTCGGGCTCCATCGGGTTGTCGTGCTCGAAGTCGCTCGGCAAGGCCACCATCGACATTCCACCGCCACTGGGCACCGTGCTGAACGGCGTCATCGATCCCTCGGTTTCGGTCGAGGGGACGCTGTCGGTGAGTCCGTCGGCGAAAGCTCTCGACGTCGCGCTCGTGTGCGGCGTGTCGGCGAGTTTCCTCGGGGGCGTTCGGTGGACCAACGGAGGCGGATTCCAACCGATCGATCCCACCCCCAGTGCCGACGCGGACTGCAAGGACTCGAAGTTCGAACCCGGTCTCGACCTGGGAAGTGTCGAGAACGGTCTGGAGATCAGCGGCTCCTTCACGGCTGGCGTCTACCTCAACGTCGCGGCCGGTGTTCGCATCGGTGGCCGAGTTGCGAGTTTCATCGGGTTCCTGCTGTCCCGCGAGGACCTCGGTGAAGTCACGCCGTTCGCGGCGAAGATCGGTCCACAGTTGGTGTTCGCCTTCGAGAGCGAAGCGAACACGCTCGCTTCGAAGAAGACGGGGACCAGTCTCAAGGCGGAGTTGATCGCCGAACTCGGACTCGACACGTCGCAGTTCGCAAACTTCTTCAAACAGTTCGCCGACCTCAAGATCAACCTGCCGCTGCCGAAGATCGCGGTCAAGCTCGGAGAACTGTCGTTGGTGCTCCCACCCGAGGTCGGTGGCACGCCGACCCTGTCGATCGACGGGGAGGTCGTCGATGCCGACAAGAAAGTCGCGATCGACGAGACGTTGCAGGCGAAATGGACGGCGTCGCCACCGTTCGTCCTGTTCCCCGGGGAACTCACGTCTGATTTCGACGTGTTTCGAGTCGACGGGTCGAGTCTCGAGCCCGATGTCATCGTCGACGTGGCGAAGTCGGCGTCTGGCGCCGTCGCCACATTCGACATGACCGAGTCGCGGTGCCTTGACCATGGTGAGAAGGTCATGTACCGAATCCTCGGCTCGTCCGAGGCGTTGGGCGGAGCGCTCAGTTTCCCGACGTACATCGGTGAGTTCTCGGTGCAGTGCGCTCGCTCGCTCGAATGGGAGGAGAAGGAACCGGTCAAGCTCTCGATCGCCGAGCCGGAGGCGACGGTGACGCTCAAGCAGTCGGGCCTCGACGAGGAACAGTGGACGCTCGAGGAGACGTTGTCGGGGACCGAAGGGCATGCGTTGACGCCGTTCCCGACGACGGGTCGGTTCGTGGTCGGAAACTCGCCTGGCCAGACGACCAAGGACGACGTGCCGATCGAGTTCACGCTCGACTGCGAAGGAGCGGAGTCGAAGAAGGTCGAGCGACAATGGACCGCCTCGGTCGATGACACGAGCAGCGAGCCACTGAAGTTCGAACTCGACTGCACTCGCAAGCTCGAGGTCGTTCCATCGACGGTGTCGCTCGCGAAGCGCACACCCACGACGTCGTTCACGGTCACACAGGAACACCTCGACGACGCGGCGTGGACGATTGCACTCAAGGAGGGCGAGGCCGTCCCCGCCGGATACACGGTCTCGATCTCGCCGGCGTCGGGAACGTTCGCTGCGGCCTCGACCACCGCCGAGGCGACAATGACCTGCCCCGAGCAGTCCGACGGCATTCCGAGCGTCGTCTACGAGGTGGAGACGGCAGTGCCGCTCGAAACGCAGGAGTTCACCGTCGAGTTGAACTGCACCGACGACTTCATCGACATCGTGGGTGACTCCTCGCTGGAGGTGCCCGGCGGGGCAACCGTCGCGATCGAGAGTGAGGGTGCCGACGACACCGCGTGGACGCCGACCGGTCGTATGGAGGCCGACAAGAGCCAACCGGTTCCGGGCTTCCTGCCGGGCCGGGGCTCGGAGAGCGACCAGCCGGGCGTGTTCATGGCCACCACGCAACGCGACCCGCGGAAACAGGAACCGATCCCCGTGCCGTGCGGCAAGCCTGGCCTGACATCGCTCCCCGAATCGAAGGGGCCGGGCGGTGTCACAGCGCCAGGCCGAGGCAGCGACTCGATCATCGTCGTCTGGGAGGCCAAGGACGGGTTCCCACCCGAGCCCGAGCCGTGTCCCCCGCCGCCGCCGCCCGACCCGCCGGGACCGCCCGGTGGACCCGGCGGCCCCGGCGGCCCCGGCGGGGGAGGAAACGGTGGCCCGGGTGGCTCGGGCGGCGGCGCCTGGGGCGACCCGCACATGACGAGCTTCGACGGGCTCCGCTACGACGCGCAGACGCGTGGCGAATACGTGTACGCCCAGCAGGTCGACCCCGACCCCGACGGTCCGCGCGTCGTGGCACGACATGAGGACTTCGGATCCAGTACCAGCCTCTTCGCCGCCACGGTGGTCACCGGTGTGGCCGTCGAGCAGGCGGGTGTCAAGCTCGAGGTCACCACGCGCCCGCCCGCCGTTCGCCTCGACGGAGACATCATCGAGTTCCCGATCGGTTCGTACATCGAGGTGTCCCCCGGCGTGTTCGTCGGACGCACCACGGCAGGCACATACCGGTTCACCACGACCGACATCGACGTGGTCATCCAGGTGAACAGCTATCTCAACGTCGACGTCTTCGTCGCCGACGACGCTTCGATCGTCGGCCTCCTCGGGCTCGCCGACGGCGACCCGGCGACCGACCTGCTCATTCGCGACGTTGCCGAGCCCATCGGGAACTGGGACGAGATCACCCTCGCCGACGCGCGAGCCCATGTCGACGAGTTCTTCGAGTTCAGCGACTCGTGGCGGCTCACCGACCCCGCCGACTCGCCCTTCACGGTGTCGTCCGACGTGTTCGACCAACCGAACCGGCCGCGCCCCGGCAGCGAACTCCTCGAACCGTACCGCGAGCAGGCGCGCCGACTCGTCGCCGCGAACTCGGTGTTCTGCGACAACTCCGGCCCGGCGGAAGAACACACCATCGAAGTGCTCGCCATCGAGATCGCGATGGGGAACGAAGCTGGAATCCTCACCTGCGAGTTCGTGCTGTCGGGATCGGTCCGCATCGACGACCCCGACACGATCGCCGTCGGCGTCGAAGTCGAGGCCAGCGCCCCTGGCCTCGTCGACTGCGTCACGACCACCGACACGGTGGGCAACTGGCGCTGCACGACCGGACCCGACCCGCTCAGCGACCCTCCGAGCGAGGTGACGTACCCCTACGACGTCGACGTGGTGGCTCGCGCCGTCGGCTCGACGGACGTGGCAGCCTCCGCAGTCGTGCCGCTGCCTCAGAAGGCGCCGTTCACCGGTCAGCTCAGCGTCGGTCCGATCGCGCTGGTCATCCCGGCAGCGACCGCCACGGTGGTCGAGTTGAGCGGCACCCTGGAATCGGGCAACGAGCCGGTGACCACACCGACCACGCTCGAGTTGGTCGGTGACGACGTCGATGGGAACAAGGTGGTCGGCACTCGCCTCACCGTCGTGCCCGATGCGACCGGCGCCTACTCCGAGGTCGTCGGCCTGCCGCTCGCGGTGACCGAACTCGACGTTGTGTGGCGCATCGGCATCGACCACGACCACGAGACCGCCACCTACCCGAACCTGGTTCCGGGTCTCAACGAACTCGACTTCACACGCTCGTACGACCCGCCGTTGCTGCGCATCGCCGGACAGTTGCGCTACAACGGCGACCCCGCGGTCGGCTCGGTCACCGTCAGGGCGACGCGCCCCGGCTTCGCCACGCCGTCGACGCAGACACTTCCGATTGCAGCCGACGCGTCTGGCAGCTACGTGGTCGAGACCTACGTGGCGTCGACCACGACGAGCGTCGAGTTGGTCGGAACGAGCGGTCACCCGTCCAACGTCGTCACCAGCGTGTTCGACGCGCCTTCCGGCGGGCTCAACGACGTGCCGCTCGACATCGTCGTCAGCGCGCCGCGCCTGGTGCTGTCGGGATCGGCGTCGGTCAACGGCCAGGTTCCCAACCGCTTCGAACTGCGGGTCGACGCGGTCGGGTATCCGCGTCAATCGGTGGGGATCTGGCCCGACGGTTCGGGCGACTGGGACGCGACCTTCGACCTGCCGGCCGGCGTCACGACCGTGAACGTCACGGCAGCAGCCGGATCGATCGCCGCTGACTACCCGACGATCGACCCGACGGGGCTCGTCGACGGGACGAATCTCGTGCCGTTCGACGTGGTCGTCGACGGCCCGTCGGTCGCGGTGTCGGGTCGCATCACGGGCGACGGCGTGCCGATCTCCGGAAACACGTACTTCGACGTCGCGGCCACCGACGCCAGCTACGCCACCATCGTGGCGGCGACGTCCGACGCCAACGGCGACTACAGCTTCGCCACCGATCTGCCGATCGGCGTCGACGAAGTCGACATCACGGCGCGCGCCGGTTTCAGCGTCGCCGCCCGTCCGACCACCCGCTCGGCCGTGCAGCCGTCGGGGGTCACCTCCGTGGCCTTCGACCCGACGGTCGATGCGGCCGGCGTGACCTTCACCGGCACCCTCGAGATCGACTCCGCCGCCGCGACCGGCAACCGGCCGCTGACGGTGGAGTACTTCGATGGCGACGACGATCTGGTCGACCTCGCCACCGTGTACGCACCGGTCGGGAGCGACGGGACGTACTCCGTCGGCCACGTCGCGCCGCCGTCCGCCGTGCGCGGCACCGTGTCGGCAGCCGTCGGGCCATGGCGGGCGCATCGCACGCTGCAAGCGTTCAGCGGACTCGCCGACGACGGAACACCGACGGTGGTGCCCTACTCCACCGATGCCATCACGCACCGGCTCGACGTGAGCGGCGTGATGACCGCCGACGGCGCGTTCGTCGGCGGCTCGAAGCGGTTCGTGGTCACCGTCGAGGCGACACGAACGAGCGGAGCCCCCGAAACCCTCGTCATCGTCCGTGACGTCTTCGTCAACCCGTTCAACGGCGAGTACTCGTTCGTCGTCGAGATCCCGGAGACCTCGACGTCGGCGTCGATCGTGGCCGAGATCGGCGCCGATCCGATCGACTACCCGACGATCGCGGTGCCGACGATCGAAACCGGTACCACCGTGGTCGACTTCGACGGCGACGCCGCGCTGCCCGTCGACGTGAACGTCACCGGCGTACTCGCCGACGCCGACGGCCCGTTCACGGGCCAGGCCACCATCCGCAGCATCCTGCGCGAGAACGACGGCACGGTCGTGGCGACCTACGACGACGTCGTCGACGTGGTCGACGGGGAGTTCCAACTCGCGTTCAGTGAGCGCAGCGACACCAACGAGATCCTGCTCTCGTGGCTCGTCGGTATTCCCGGTGAGAGCCCCGTCGTGCGCACCTTCACCGGGCTCACGCCTGGCGACAACGAGGTGGCCTTCGCCGAGGTCTACGACCCGCCGATCATCGAGATCGACGGTGTCGCGACCCGCAACGGCGCGCCGATCGCCGGCGATGCGACGATCGACCTCTCCGTGTCGCGTGACGGTGGGGGATCGGTGTCGAGTTCGGTCGACGTGACCATCGATCCGGTCGACGGGTCGTTCGCGTACTCCGAGACCTTGCTGCGTGACGCCGTGGCCATCGACGTCGACGTCTCGGTGTCCGACGCCGACGACGGCACGGCGAGCGCCACCATCGATCCGCTCGTCGGCGGATCGAACGAGGTGTCGGTCGAACTGATCTCGCTCCGCCCGGTGCTCGAGGTGTCGGGCACCATGACGCATGGCGTCGGCTCGCCGTCGGGCAACGTCACCGTCGTGGTGGCTGCCTCCGACGGTGCGAGCCAGAACCGGAGCATCAACGTGGTCGTCGATCCCGACGACACCGACGGCTCCTACGACTTCGAACTGCTGCTCCCGATGTGGGCGACCGAAGCGACGCTGACCGCTCGCATCGGTCCCGACGCGTCGCTGTGGCCCGAGCAGACCGAAACCGGCCTCGTCGCCGGTCCGAACGCCGTCACGTTCGATCCGGTCGTGGTGGTCCAGTCGATCACCGTGTCGGGCGCCGCCACGATCAGCGGAGGCGACTATCCGGTGCCGTTGCAGTTCTACGTGTCCGACAACGATCCGGGCGTCAACTGGGGTCGGTTCGTCGTCGCCGACGTCGTCGACGGGCAGTACAGCTTCGACCTCCTCACGCCGTCGACGGTCGACTCGGTGCGCGTGCTGGTTCGTACGGGCATCGGCCCGTACACCGCCGAGGACCCCGAACAGATCTTCAGCAGCCTCGGTGCCGGCGGCAACGCGCTCGACTTCGACGTGGCGCTACGCGGGCGCGGCGTGCTGGTCACCGGCCGTCTGACCGACAGCAGTTCGGGCACCACCGTTCCAGTCACCACTGCGCAGCAGTTCCACGTCGACAGTCGGATCGCTGCAAACGCGCAGTCGAACTTCTCGACCAGCTACACGATCTCTCCCGATGCGAACGGTGACTTCACCACCTTCTTCATCGTGCCCGACAACGCGACGGTCGTCGGCCACGGCACGCGGATCGGACCGAACTCGGGCGACCTCGTCCGCCAGGTGTCGGCGGCCATCGGCGACGGCGTCAACGCCATCGTCCATGACGACGACTACGACCCGCCGAAGATCGTCATCACCGGCAACCTCCGCCGCGACGGTGATCCACTCGACGAGGACGCTTTGTTGCGGCTCGGTGGAGGCGGCTTCGCTCAGGTCAGCGTGACCCCGGAGGCCAACGGAGACATCGCCGGAACCATCCTGGCCCCACGGGATCGGGTCGGCACGACCGTCGACGTCCAGTGGATCAACGCGAGTTGGGTGTCGGCCGAAGACATCCCGGCCGTCAGGACGCAGACGCTCGTCGACGGTGACAACCCGCTCACCTTCGTGTGGGATCGACTGACCACGACGGTCACGCTGAGCGGCACGATCGAGTACCGCGGTGTCGCTCGAACCGGGTTGACCAACATCGACGTGTACATGTCGTCCACCGAGGGTTCCCCTGGCACCAACCTCGGTGAACGCAACGTGGCCGTCTACCCCGATGAGTTCGGCTACTACGAGACCACCTTCGCCGTGGCGTCCGATTCCGAGACGGTCAACGCCGTCATCCTCCTCGGCGGCTTCTACTCCGATCCGTACGAGCGCTTCTCGGTCGTCGTCGACACGACGCCCGGCCAGAACACCGTCGACGTGCTCGACGCGCAGACCACCTCGCTCGAACTCGACGGCACCGTCACGTACGCGAGCAGCGGCACTGCGTTCGTCGACGAGTACTTCACGGTGTCGGTCGTGGCCGATGACGCAGGCGACAACGAACTCGACACGTTCGACGAGATCGACGTGTACACCGACGAGAACGGCGACTACGAGCTCGAACTGTTCCTGCCGCCCGGCACCGCGTCGGTCGAGATCAGCCCGGACCTCCCGGGTACCGACCCGTTCGACATCGCGATCACGTCGAGTCCGGGGCTCACCACAGACACTCACGACTTCACCACGGCGGGCGGTCTCGCCGTGACCGTTCAAGGGGTCATCACCGATTCGGTGGGGGTCGCTGACCCGACGATCGAAGTGGTCGGTTACAGCAGTGACGACTACGGGTTCGGACCGATCGACTGGTACGAGGAGTCGAGGGCCGCGGTGCCCTACGTGTTCTTCGATCCGGCGGGCGACTACACCGGCGACTCCATCGTCGACCCGATCGCCGACTTCGTCGAAGTGGTGGTCACCTTCTCCGACGGCGCCGACGACACCGTGTACCGCCGGACCTTCGACGTCCGGTTCGAAACGGCGCCGTACGTGCTCGATGTCGACATCGAGCACAGCGACGACCGTCTCGAATGGAGCGGCACCACGGAAGTGTTCAACCCCGATCCCGACAACACGTACTGCGAGTCGGAAGGGATGCCGTTCATGTTCCGGGCGAGTCTGACGGCGTACGTCGACCAGGACAGCGTGACCGACGGCGATCCGTCGAACGACCTCGAAGTCGCCTCGACCATCGTCCTGCCGACCAACTACGACGAACTGACCGGCGACGACTGGGCCTTCGCGTCGGCGGTGCCGGCCGGCTACGGGTACCTCATCGTCGGTTTCGAGACGTACGACTTCTACGACCCGAACGCCGTCGACGCGAACTACGGCTACGGCGTGACGTACGCCGGCGGCGTCGACGAGTCGCCGTTCAATCTGCTCGATGCGGAATGCGTCGGCGAACCGATCGACTTCTGA
- a CDS encoding GNAT family N-acetyltransferase, which produces MSVAPSESPQPLVRVRLAVVDDAEAMRTIYNHEVENHTTTLDLVPRTLEAQQDWIAQRSGAFSAVVAQLDDDDQEHGREHGTVVGFASLSPYRERAAYSTTVENSVYVSRAHGGRGIGRAMMDHLIEVARDSGFHSMIARIEASGEASLALHRACGFELVGIERQVGRKHRRWLDMAVMQLML; this is translated from the coding sequence ATGTCCGTCGCACCCTCCGAATCGCCTCAGCCGCTGGTCAGGGTGCGCCTCGCTGTCGTCGACGACGCCGAGGCGATGCGCACGATCTACAACCACGAGGTCGAGAATCACACGACCACGCTCGACCTCGTCCCACGGACGCTCGAAGCTCAGCAGGACTGGATCGCGCAGCGCTCGGGAGCGTTCTCGGCGGTCGTGGCCCAGCTCGACGATGACGACCAAGAGCACGGCCGAGAACACGGTACGGTCGTCGGCTTCGCGTCGTTGTCGCCCTACCGCGAGCGGGCCGCGTACAGCACCACGGTCGAGAACTCGGTGTACGTGTCGCGAGCGCACGGCGGACGCGGAATCGGCCGAGCGATGATGGACCACCTGATCGAGGTCGCTCGCGATTCGGGGTTCCATTCGATGATCGCCCGGATCGAAGCGTCGGGCGAGGCCTCGCTGGCCTTGCATCGTGCGTGTGGCTTCGAGCTGGTCGGCATCGAACGCCAGGTCGGACGCAAGCATCGCAGGTGGCTCGACATGGCCGTGATGCAACTCATGCTCTGA